A single genomic interval of Lathyrus oleraceus cultivar Zhongwan6 chromosome 7, CAAS_Psat_ZW6_1.0, whole genome shotgun sequence harbors:
- the LOC127106758 gene encoding mitogen-activated protein kinase 13, with product MENTPDSENPKPQGILIHDGKYIQYNVLGNVFEVYSKYIPPLQPVGRGAYGIVCCATNSETEEGVAIKKIGDAFDNRIDAKRTLREIKLLCHMDHDNVIKIKDIINPAEKENFNDVYIVYELMDTDLHQIIQSNQALTDEHCQYFLYQLLRGLKYIHSANVLHRDLKPSNLLLNANCDLKICDFGLARTTSETDFMTEYVVTRWYRAPELLLNCSEYTAAIDVWSVGCILMEIIRREPLFPGKDYVQQLALITELLGSPNEEDLGFLRSDNAKKYVKQLPYVEKQPFAQRFPDLSPLAIDLAEKMLVFDPSKRITVEEALNHPYMSSLHEINEEPVCPSPFVFDFEQATLNEEDIKELIWRESLNFSQEQILQ from the exons ATGGAAAATACCCCCGATTCCGAGAACCCAAAACCTCAAGGAATTCTCATTCACGACGGAAAATACATTCAGTACAACGTCTTAGGCAACGTTTTTGAAGTCTACTCCAAGTACATTCCTCCTCTTCAACCCGTCGGTCGCGGCGCATACGGCATCGTCTG CTGCGCAACGAACTCGGAAACGGAAGAAGGTGTTGCGATTAAGAAGATTGGTGATGCGTTTGATAATAGGATTGATGCTAAGAGAACACTTAGAGAGATTAAACTTCTCTGTCACATGGATCATGATAAT GTGATTAAGATTAAGGATATAATTAATCCAGCTGAGAAGGAAAATTTTAATGATGTGTATATTGTGTATGAGTTGATGGATACTGATCTGCATCAGATTATACAATCTAATCAGGCTCTTACTGATGAGCACTGTCAG TATTTTCTATATCAACTTTTGAGAGGATTAAAGTACATACACTCTGCAAATGTTTTGCATCGAGATCTAAAACCAAGCAATTTACTTCTCAATGCAAACTGTGATCTCAAAATATGTGACTTTGGGCTTGCCAGAACAACCTCTGAGACAGACTTCATGACAGAATATGTTGTGACTCGTTGGTACAGAGCCCCTGAATTACTACTGAACTGTTCAGAATATACTGCTGCTATTGATGTATGGTCAGTTGGTTGCATTTTGATGGAGATAATTAGAAGGGAGCCTCTATTTCCTGGTAAAGATTATGTTCAGCAGTTGGCGCTCATAACTGAG TTGTTAGGTTCACCAAATGAAGAAGATCTTGGATTCCTCAGAAGTGATAATGCAAAGAAATATGTTAAGCAGCTTCCGTATGTAGAAAAGCAGCCCTTTGCACAAAGGTTTCCTGATCTGTCCCCACTGGCAATTGATCTTGCTGAGAAAATGTTGGTTTTCGATCCCTCTAAACGCATAACTG TTGAGGAAGCACTGAATCACCCATACATGTCAAGTCTTCATGAGATCAACGAAGAGCCCGTTTGTCCATCCCCTTTTGTCTTTGATTTTGAACAGGCAACTCTGAATGAGGAAGACATAAAGGAGCTCATATGGAGGGAGTCTCTGAACTTCAGCCAGGAGCAGATACTGCAATAG